One genomic window of Candidatus Nitrosopumilus sediminis includes the following:
- a CDS encoding LON peptidase substrate-binding domain-containing protein, protein MTETKIIPIFPLDLVLFPRQELPLRIFEPRYKQLVDDCMLGDGQFGVCLIDENNSINGWNSPKLIGTIAKISKCEDVELDGLQLHIETIGRNSFKIKRIIPPSITQPENYDPLSVEGHQEISELHEKIGTEEKMYIQAEVEMIPEIDENISLEKWEHLVEMWKKKIIKQALPQVVDSHSLDHVLEQYYLNTDTPTIDYIYSLSALGAKDPNDLQPILEATSMDELIKRVEKLLTVQ, encoded by the coding sequence TTGACTGAAACTAAAATAATTCCCATTTTTCCACTAGACCTGGTATTATTTCCAAGGCAAGAACTACCACTTCGAATTTTTGAGCCTCGATATAAGCAACTAGTTGATGATTGCATGCTTGGTGATGGCCAGTTTGGTGTATGTTTGATTGATGAAAATAACTCTATCAATGGATGGAACTCTCCTAAATTGATAGGTACCATTGCCAAAATTTCAAAGTGTGAAGATGTAGAACTTGATGGATTGCAATTGCACATTGAAACCATTGGAAGAAATTCATTTAAAATTAAAAGAATTATTCCACCATCAATTACTCAACCTGAAAATTATGATCCCCTTTCAGTAGAGGGACACCAAGAAATTTCTGAATTGCATGAAAAAATAGGAACAGAAGAAAAAATGTACATTCAAGCTGAAGTTGAAATGATTCCTGAAATTGATGAGAATATCTCACTTGAAAAATGGGAACATTTAGTTGAAATGTGGAAAAAGAAAATAATCAAACAAGCTTTACCTCAAGTCGTTGATTCTCATTCATTGGATCATGTTTTAGAACAATATTATCTGAATACTGACACACCGACAATTGACTATATTTACTCTTTATCAGCATTAGGCGCCAAGGATCCTAATGACCTCCAACCCATTTTAGAAGCAACATCCATGGATGAACTAATTAAACGAGTTGAAAAA
- a CDS encoding V-type ATP synthase subunit E, translated as MGQLHPLVSNSALESTIDKILKNTEQDILSNIKSGLEESQQNLDDAIPKLESEYDKIISDGKKEADKIEKQITGSSDIEARNKQLMALEEAVDRVFSTALDQIANADRSGDYSNLIKTLIEESIQTLGTSEISISTNAKDRDIVQSALSQFSGAELSSETIDCLGGIKVKSKDGTMTFDNTIDARIERMKPLIRKDIAAKFGVGN; from the coding sequence ATGGGTCAACTGCACCCATTGGTATCTAATTCTGCATTAGAAAGTACAATTGATAAAATTTTAAAAAATACTGAACAAGATATTTTGTCTAATATCAAATCCGGCTTAGAAGAATCGCAACAAAATCTAGATGATGCTATTCCTAAATTGGAAAGTGAATACGATAAAATCATTTCAGATGGCAAAAAAGAGGCTGATAAGATTGAAAAACAGATCACAGGAAGTTCTGATATTGAAGCCAGAAATAAACAACTTATGGCATTAGAGGAAGCAGTTGATAGAGTATTTTCTACAGCATTAGACCAAATTGCAAATGCTGATCGCAGTGGCGATTATTCAAATCTCATTAAGACTTTGATTGAAGAATCAATTCAAACTTTAGGTACATCAGAAATTTCAATTTCTACAAATGCAAAAGATAGAGATATTGTTCAGTCTGCATTATCTCAATTCTCTGGTGCTGAACTATCATCTGAGACAATTGATTGTCTTGGAGGAATTAAAGTAAAATCAAAAGATGGTACCATGACATTCGATAATACGATCGATGCTAGAATTGAACGTATGAAGCCTTTAATAAGGAAAGATATTGCAGCAAAATTCGGAGTGGGAAATTAG
- a CDS encoding V-type ATP synthase subunit B: protein MTTEGGVQYSKIAEIKGPLVVVDDVENAAFDELVEIETTEGEKRLGKVLEVGNGKAIVQVFEGTTGLSISGTSAKFVGKVMEMPVSKEVLGRVFDGLGRPKDGLPDPIADKFVDINGEPMNPEQREYPKDFIQTGVSVIDGLMTLVRGQKLPIFSGSGMSHNLLAAQIARQASVVGTQDDFAVVFAAIGVQYSEAEYFRRSLEESGALKRSVLFLNTADDPAIERIITPRVALTVAEYLAFELGMHVLVVITDMTNYAEALREISAAREEVPGRKGYPGYLYTDLSTLYERAGKLNGRKGSVTQVPILSMPSDDITHPIPDLTGYITEGQIVVGRDLFRQGVYPPINILMSLSRLMKDGIGEGSTREDHSEVSNQVYDAYSRAQEVRALAGIVGKAGLTEIDLKYLEVGDTFEKEFLTQATDENRTIEETLTLMWKIVSKLPKNEITKIKDKYVEQYYKEE from the coding sequence TTGACAACAGAAGGCGGAGTTCAATACAGTAAGATTGCAGAAATCAAAGGACCTCTAGTTGTTGTAGATGATGTTGAAAATGCAGCATTTGATGAACTTGTTGAAATTGAAACTACTGAAGGTGAAAAAAGACTAGGTAAAGTTCTTGAAGTAGGAAACGGCAAAGCTATCGTTCAAGTTTTTGAGGGAACAACTGGATTATCAATCTCTGGAACCAGTGCAAAATTTGTAGGTAAAGTTATGGAAATGCCAGTATCAAAAGAGGTGCTTGGTAGAGTATTTGATGGATTAGGAAGACCAAAAGATGGACTACCAGATCCAATTGCTGATAAATTTGTAGACATTAACGGAGAACCAATGAATCCAGAACAACGTGAATACCCAAAAGACTTCATCCAAACTGGTGTATCTGTAATTGATGGTTTGATGACTCTAGTTAGAGGACAAAAACTTCCAATCTTTTCAGGTTCTGGTATGTCTCACAATCTTTTGGCAGCACAAATCGCAAGACAAGCAAGTGTTGTTGGAACACAAGACGACTTTGCTGTTGTCTTTGCAGCAATTGGTGTGCAGTACAGTGAGGCAGAATATTTCAGACGAAGTCTTGAAGAGTCTGGTGCACTAAAAAGAAGTGTTCTATTTCTAAATACAGCAGATGATCCTGCAATTGAAAGAATCATTACTCCTCGTGTTGCTTTAACTGTGGCAGAATATTTGGCATTTGAATTAGGAATGCACGTTCTGGTTGTAATTACTGATATGACAAACTATGCAGAAGCACTTAGAGAAATTAGTGCAGCAAGAGAGGAAGTTCCTGGAAGAAAAGGATATCCTGGTTATCTTTACACTGACCTTTCAACACTTTATGAAAGAGCAGGAAAACTTAATGGAAGAAAAGGTAGTGTTACACAAGTTCCAATTTTATCAATGCCATCAGATGACATTACCCACCCAATACCTGACCTTACCGGTTACATTACTGAAGGACAAATAGTAGTTGGTAGAGATTTATTCAGACAAGGAGTTTATCCACCAATCAATATTTTGATGAGTCTTAGTAGACTGATGAAAGACGGAATCGGTGAAGGAAGTACAAGAGAAGATCACAGTGAAGTTTCTAACCAAGTTTATGATGCATATTCTAGAGCACAAGAAGTAAGAGCACTAGCAGGTATTGTAGGTAAAGCAGGACTTACTGAAATTGACCTCAAATACTTGGAAGTAGGTGATACCTTTGAAAAAGAATTCCTTACACAAGCAACTGATGAGAACAGAACTATTGAAGAAACACTTACTCTTATGTGGAAGATTGTCTCAAAATTACCAAAGAATGAGATTACTAAAATCAAAGACAAGTACGTAGAGCAATATTACAAGGAAGAGTAA
- a CDS encoding V-type ATP synthase subunit D, with translation MSFGQNVAATKIELFKYKKSSQIATMVQQILDDKRKVLLKNIEEMIQEASKARGGIWDPLQDIYKSVNEAYLALGTNTVDSVAESTPPVMEVDVHVRRVVDVKIPALTVTEKDTKSMPYGFADTNSSIDRAAKQIKELMPKICKAAEYENSIFSLAKALEKTQKLLNALENVIIPQYKDNIRFILSTLEEREREEFAKLKKVKEKMESGK, from the coding sequence ATGTCATTTGGACAAAACGTTGCAGCAACAAAAATTGAACTTTTCAAATATAAAAAATCCAGCCAAATAGCCACAATGGTTCAACAAATTTTAGATGATAAACGTAAAGTTCTCTTAAAAAATATTGAAGAGATGATTCAAGAAGCATCTAAAGCAAGAGGTGGAATTTGGGATCCATTACAAGATATTTACAAATCAGTAAACGAAGCTTATCTAGCACTAGGTACTAACACTGTTGATTCTGTAGCAGAATCTACCCCTCCTGTAATGGAAGTAGATGTTCATGTTAGAAGAGTAGTTGATGTTAAAATTCCAGCATTAACCGTAACTGAAAAAGATACTAAATCAATGCCTTATGGATTTGCAGATACAAATTCTTCAATTGATAGAGCGGCAAAACAAATTAAAGAATTAATGCCAAAAATTTGTAAAGCAGCTGAATATGAAAATTCAATTTTCAGTCTTGCAAAAGCATTAGAAAAGACACAAAAATTACTTAACGCACTTGAAAATGTCATTATTCCTCAATACAAAGATAATATTCGATTTATTCTTTCTACTCTTGAAGAGAGGGAAAGAGAAGAATTCGCAAAGTTAAAAAAAGTGAAAGAAAAGATGGAAAGTGGAAAATAA
- a CDS encoding V-type ATP synthase subunit A, with the protein MAAQGRIVWVSGPAVRADGMSDAKMYETVTVGNSKLVGEVIRLTGDVAFIQVYESTSGLKPGEPVVGTGNPLSVLLGPGIIGQLYDGIQRPLRELSKASGSFIGRGITTSAVDMTKKYHFVPTVNNGDEVSAGNIIGTVQETDLIEHSIMLPPDHAGGKISNIVSEGDYDLETVLATTEKDGQSIQVKMYHRWPVRKPRPYNKRYDPTVPLLTGQRVIDTFFPIAKGGTGSIPGAFGTGKTVTLHQIAKWADSQVVVYIGCGERGNEMTEVLVEFPHLKDPRSGKPLMDRTVLVANTSNMPVAAREASIYTGVTIAEYYRDMGKDVVLVADSTSRWAESLREMSGRLEEMPAEEGYPSYLASRLAEFYERAGRVQATGSPERDGSVTLIGAVSPSGGDFTEPVTTHTMRFIKTFWALDAKLAYSRHYPSINWMNSYSGYLADIAKWWSENISEDWFSIRSETYGVLQREDTLKEIVRLLGPEALPDEEKLILEVARMVKIALLQQNSFDDVDTYCSPEKQFKLMKLCVDFYKKGQQALKEGASLSDIRELGVVSSLLKARMDVKDDEMPKLDQLDKDMQEQFKSISGVKVSN; encoded by the coding sequence ATGGCAGCTCAAGGTAGAATTGTTTGGGTAAGTGGCCCAGCTGTAAGAGCAGACGGTATGTCTGATGCAAAAATGTATGAAACTGTTACAGTAGGAAATTCAAAATTAGTAGGTGAGGTTATTCGACTTACTGGAGATGTAGCATTTATTCAAGTATACGAATCAACAAGTGGATTAAAACCTGGTGAGCCTGTAGTAGGTACTGGAAACCCACTCAGTGTATTATTGGGTCCTGGAATTATTGGACAACTTTATGATGGAATTCAAAGACCACTAAGAGAACTATCTAAAGCATCTGGTTCCTTCATCGGAAGGGGTATTACAACATCTGCTGTAGATATGACAAAAAAATATCACTTTGTCCCAACAGTAAATAATGGAGATGAAGTATCTGCAGGAAATATTATTGGAACTGTTCAAGAAACTGATCTTATCGAACACTCTATTATGCTTCCACCAGATCATGCAGGTGGAAAAATTTCAAACATTGTATCAGAAGGCGATTATGACTTAGAAACTGTACTAGCTACTACTGAAAAAGATGGACAATCAATTCAAGTTAAAATGTATCATAGATGGCCTGTACGAAAACCACGTCCTTACAATAAGAGATATGATCCAACTGTCCCACTTTTAACTGGACAACGTGTAATCGACACATTCTTCCCAATTGCAAAAGGAGGAACTGGTTCAATTCCTGGAGCATTTGGAACAGGAAAGACTGTAACATTGCACCAAATTGCAAAATGGGCTGATTCTCAAGTTGTTGTTTACATTGGTTGTGGTGAAAGAGGAAATGAAATGACTGAAGTATTAGTTGAATTCCCACATCTCAAAGATCCACGTAGTGGAAAACCATTAATGGATAGAACTGTCCTAGTAGCAAATACTAGTAACATGCCAGTAGCAGCAAGAGAAGCAAGTATCTACACTGGTGTCACGATTGCAGAATATTACAGAGATATGGGTAAAGACGTTGTACTTGTAGCAGATTCAACAAGCAGATGGGCTGAATCACTCAGAGAAATGAGTGGTAGATTAGAAGAGATGCCTGCAGAAGAAGGTTATCCATCATATTTAGCATCTAGATTAGCAGAATTTTATGAAAGAGCAGGTCGTGTTCAAGCAACTGGTAGTCCAGAACGTGATGGCTCAGTTACTTTGATTGGTGCTGTATCTCCATCTGGCGGTGACTTTACAGAACCAGTCACAACCCACACAATGAGATTTATCAAAACTTTCTGGGCATTGGATGCAAAACTCGCATACTCTAGACACTACCCATCAATTAACTGGATGAACAGCTATTCGGGTTATCTTGCAGATATTGCAAAATGGTGGAGTGAAAACATTAGTGAAGATTGGTTTAGCATTAGAAGTGAAACTTATGGTGTTTTACAAAGAGAAGATACACTAAAAGAAATTGTCAGACTCTTAGGTCCTGAAGCATTACCTGATGAAGAAAAATTAATTCTTGAAGTTGCAAGAATGGTAAAGATTGCTTTGTTACAACAAAACTCATTTGATGATGTTGATACTTATTGTAGTCCAGAAAAACAATTCAAATTAATGAAATTGTGTGTTGACTTTTACAAAAAGGGACAACAAGCACTCAAAGAAGGTGCATCATTATCTGACATACGTGAGTTAGGTGTAGTAAGCAGTTTACTCAAGGCAAGAATGGATGTCAAAGATGATGAAATGCCAAAACTTGATCAATTAGATAAAGATATGCAAGAACAATTCAAATCAATTTCAGGAGTGAAGGTATCAAATTGA
- the pyrB gene encoding aspartate carbamoyltransferase yields MNEFYQKDIISIKDYTKEQLETIFTSTDKILNLSPFDRREICKGKTLGYLFYEPSTRTRLSFDSAMASIGGNSLGISDITSSSTQKGESLADTVRIMSIYSDILVLRHPLDGSSRFAAEISDKPVINAGSGTEEHPTQAIQDLFTIKKEKKKIDGLKIGIVGDLKYGRTVYSLLHGLGNYDVDVRLISPESLRIRSDSTYEIKKRLDLTETTDIEEHLDDLDVLYVTRIQKERFPDEEEYLKVKGSYVVGLDMLKRMKDDAIILHPLPRIDEISADVDKTKNAKYFEQAEYGKYTRSALLGMIINENGF; encoded by the coding sequence ATGAACGAGTTCTACCAAAAAGACATAATCTCGATTAAGGACTATACTAAAGAACAATTAGAAACTATCTTTACATCCACTGATAAAATCCTTAATCTGAGCCCCTTTGATAGAAGAGAAATTTGTAAAGGAAAAACATTAGGATATTTGTTTTATGAACCAAGTACCAGAACTCGTTTAAGTTTTGATTCGGCTATGGCCTCAATTGGTGGCAACTCATTGGGAATTTCTGATATTACATCTTCATCCACTCAGAAAGGTGAGAGTCTTGCAGATACTGTTAGGATTATGTCAATTTATTCAGATATTCTTGTTTTACGTCATCCTTTGGATGGGTCAAGTAGATTTGCAGCTGAAATTTCTGATAAACCAGTAATCAATGCAGGTAGTGGAACTGAAGAACATCCAACTCAAGCAATTCAAGATTTGTTTACAATCAAAAAAGAAAAGAAAAAGATTGATGGGCTAAAAATCGGAATTGTAGGGGATTTAAAATATGGTCGCACAGTATATTCTCTATTACATGGACTAGGAAATTATGATGTAGATGTAAGATTGATTTCTCCTGAATCACTAAGAATAAGATCAGATTCAACTTATGAAATTAAAAAAAGATTAGACTTGACTGAAACTACTGACATTGAAGAACATCTAGATGATCTTGATGTTCTCTATGTCACAAGAATCCAAAAAGAGAGATTTCCTGATGAAGAAGAATATCTCAAAGTTAAAGGAAGTTATGTTGTAGGATTAGATATGTTAAAAAGAATGAAAGACGATGCCATAATTTTACATCCACTGCCAAGAATAGATGAAATTTCAGCTGATGTTGACAAAACAAAAAATGCCAAATATTTTGAGCAAGCCGAATATGGAAAATATACTCGTTCTGCACTATTAGGTATGATTATCAATGAAAATGGATTTTAA
- the pyrI gene encoding aspartate carbamoyltransferase regulatory subunit, protein MEQSDLMVRRIKEGTVIDHIDEGKGLQVLNALRINGEDGSLITIALNVPSGKFKKKDIIKVENKFLKDDDTNKLAVIAPKATINMIKEYKLVEKRRVALPNEIDRIFRCSNPDCITNSTEYIESVMDVIDKEGRVLKCRYCARVLDVNKLKYN, encoded by the coding sequence ATGGAACAGTCCGACCTTATGGTTCGACGAATTAAGGAAGGTACTGTAATTGACCATATAGATGAAGGCAAGGGTCTTCAGGTTCTTAATGCTTTGAGAATAAACGGGGAGGATGGAAGTCTAATCACCATAGCCCTAAATGTTCCAAGTGGTAAATTCAAGAAAAAAGACATTATCAAAGTTGAAAACAAGTTTCTAAAAGACGATGACACAAACAAGCTAGCAGTCATTGCCCCAAAGGCAACAATCAACATGATTAAAGAATACAAACTTGTGGAGAAGAGAAGAGTGGCATTGCCTAATGAGATTGACAGGATTTTTAGATGTTCAAATCCTGATTGCATTACAAACAGTACAGAATACATTGAATCAGTGATGGATGTAATTGACAAGGAAGGAAGAGTTCTCAAGTGCAGATATTGTGCAAGAGTACTGGATGTTAACAAGCTAAAATACAATTAA
- a CDS encoding ATP synthase subunit C has translation MLLLAASAISILGSTGVAFAAEDGASGGDSMKLLGAGLAFGIAAGGAGIGLGQVGAAGLAVISENPALQSKVFIFVGMVESIAIYGIVMMFIILGQ, from the coding sequence ATGTTACTTTTGGCAGCATCAGCAATTTCAATTCTAGGTTCAACTGGAGTTGCATTTGCAGCAGAAGATGGTGCATCTGGTGGCGACTCTATGAAACTCTTAGGTGCTGGTTTAGCATTTGGTATTGCAGCCGGTGGAGCAGGAATAGGTCTTGGTCAAGTAGGTGCAGCAGGTCTTGCAGTCATTAGTGAGAACCCAGCTTTACAGTCAAAGGTGTTCATCTTCGTAGGTATGGTCGAGTCAATCGCAATCTACGGTATAGTTATGATGTTTATCATCTTAGGACAATAG